From Pseudomonas vanderleydeniana, the proteins below share one genomic window:
- a CDS encoding alpha/beta fold hydrolase — protein MSLLPEKLLFLPGASGNTRFWLPAAERIAHPAQALHFGWPGFGDTPANPKVNGLEDLVDLVLGEIDRPAALVAQSMGGIVAVRAALERPDLITHLILTVTSGGVDMSAFGAEDWRADFAATYPGLPRWFLDEQRDLSARMAELRMPVLLLWGDADPISPVGVGQRLAQLLPNADLQVFAGGGHDLGHTHAVEVAALIESHLRRV, from the coding sequence ATGAGCTTACTCCCGGAAAAACTCCTCTTCCTCCCGGGCGCCTCCGGTAATACCCGGTTCTGGCTCCCGGCCGCCGAGCGTATCGCCCATCCGGCGCAAGCGCTTCATTTCGGCTGGCCCGGTTTTGGCGATACGCCGGCCAACCCGAAAGTGAACGGCCTTGAGGACCTGGTCGACCTCGTACTGGGCGAGATCGACCGGCCTGCTGCCCTGGTGGCCCAATCCATGGGCGGTATCGTTGCGGTACGCGCAGCGCTCGAACGCCCCGATTTGATTACGCACCTGATCCTGACGGTTACTTCTGGCGGCGTGGACATGTCGGCCTTTGGCGCTGAAGACTGGCGAGCGGATTTCGCCGCCACCTATCCAGGCCTGCCGCGCTGGTTCCTGGACGAGCAGCGCGATCTCTCGGCACGCATGGCCGAGTTGCGCATGCCGGTCCTGCTGCTTTGGGGAGACGCCGATCCGATCAGTCCGGTCGGGGTTGGGCAGCGCCTGGCGCAGTTGCTGCCAAACGCCGACTTGCAGGTGTTCGCTGGAGGTGGCCATGACCTGGGACATACTCATGCGGTGGAAGTCGCGGCGCTGATCGAGTCGCACCTGAGACGTGTCTGA